The nucleotide sequence GGGCCAGCACGCCGGTGAGGGCGAATCCGTAGGTCTGCCAGGTGGTCAGGAAGGCGGGCAGTCCCGCGTCGGCGAGGCGTCCCGTGGCCGACTTCAGCAGGGCGGCGGTCAGTGCGTTGCCGACGGCCGCGGCCGAGGCGAGCGCGGCGGCCCGGAACAGCGGCGAGGAGGACGAGCGCGCGAGGAGGAACGCGGCGGCCATCACCCCCAGGGTGACGATCAGGACCGGGATCCAGCGCGCCATGGAGGCCTGTTCGCGGGAGCCGGAGGGTGCCGCCGAGGCGAGGAGCACGGCCAGCCCGGCCACCACCGCGCCGACGGCCCACCAGCCGTCGCGAGACAGCCGGCGGTGCATCAGGGGCACCGCGATGAGCAGCGCGAAGGGGAGTTCGAGGATGAACAGGGGCTGGACCAGCGCCATGGGGCCGTTGACGAGGGCGAGGGCCTGGAACAGCGCGGCGCCCACCACGCCGGCGATGCCGATCGACCAGGCGGGCCGGCGTACGAGTGCGCGCAGCAGACGTACGCCGCCGCCCCGGGGCACCGTGGAGGCGGCCTTGCGCTGGAACGCGGTGCCCACCGCGTTGCTGACGGCGCCGAGGACGGCGAAGAGCACGGCAAGCACGATCATGAATCCACCTCGCCCGGCCGGACAGCCGTCGTACGGGGTGCAGCGGTGACCTTTCGTTCACCCGGCCGGTCTCCCGGGGCGGGGAAGCCGCCGAGGACTCCGACGGGGGCGTCCCGCGCCGCTCGCCGGGGGCGGCACCGCGCAGTCTCCCATCCGGGGACGCGGTCCGCAGGTCGGCGAGGGGCGCCGCCCGTGGGTGGGCGGCGCCCTCCGCCGACGCGCCTGCTCCGTGCCGCCGGCGTCTGCTTCGTGCCGCCTGCGTCTACTTCTTGCCGCGGCGCAGCAGCAGGTAGGCGAGGGCCACCGCCGCGGCGGCGCCGATGAGGGCGCCTCGGCGGTCGCGCACCTGGCTGGGTGCCTTCTCCTGCCAGAGCTGCTCGGCCTGCCCGGCCTTGGCCTTCACCTGGACGGCTGCCGCGGCCGCCGTCTCCTTGACCGGGGCGGGGACCTTCTCCTCGATCAGGTGGGCCGCCTCCGTGGCCTTCGCCCTGGCCTGCTCGGACAGGTGCGCCGCCGTGGTGCCCGCCTGTTCCTTCAGTGCGGTCGCCTTCTCCTGCGCGCGGGCCTTGACGTCCGTCTTCGCCGCCAGCGCCTCGACGGTCTCGCCGAGTTCGTGACGGGTCTGCTCGACCTGCCGGCGCAGCTCTTCGGGTCCGGCGGCGGTGGGCTCGTCCTGGGGTGGCTGGGTCATCGTCGTGCACTCTCCTTGATCTCCGACACATCGGCTTTCACGCTGTCGACGGTCCGCTCGGGGACCGGTGGGGCTGCCGCGCCGACCTGCTTCTTCCCGGTCAGGGCCAGCACCGCGGTGATCACCGCGAGCACGCCCGTGACGATCAGCGCGGCGGCCCACACCGGGAGCGGCACCGCGAGCGCCGCGATCGCGGTCGCGACCAGCGCCTGAAGGGTGAGGAAGCCGAAGAGTCCGGCCCCGCCGAACAGCCCGCCGCCCTTGCCGTAGCGTTTGCCCTTCTCGACCATCTCCGCCCGAGCGAGCTGCATTTCGCCGCGCACCAGCTCGGTCAGCTGCTGCGAAGCGCGCGTGACGAGCGTGCCGACGGAGTCGTCGCCGTCGGTCGTCCGTGCGCCGGGCGGGCCGTCCATGCCGTACCGTCCTGCTTCAGCCATCGCCTTCACCCCTTCCTCTCGGTGCAGGTCCGGGTACCCGGTGACCGGCGGTGACACCTCCCGCTTGCACAGGACGGCGAAGACGACCGGTCCGTCGGGCCTGGGCCCTCGTCCGCTCCGCGTCCGCGGCGGCGGGCAGCGGTGTGAGCTCGCTGGTGCAGAACCCGCAGCGGCGCGCCCGGGCGGGCACCGGGCTGAGGCACTCGGGGCAGTCCCGCTTGTCCGCCTGGACGTCCTGGTGCGGGGCGAACCGCTCGTGCAGCTTGTTGATCGGCAGGACGACGAGGAGGTACAGGACACACGCGATCAGCAGTATGAAACTGCGGGACCCGTCCAGCAGATCCTTCACGGTGCACTCCACTTCCCTCTGCTGTCGGCTCCGGGGACGTCTTGCCGCGTCGGCGCCGGACGGGCTGCCGCGGGCCGGTCCACCCGGATGGCCCCTCGCCTCGCGCGACGGCGTGCGTCGTTGCCTAGCGTCGAGGTGACGGCCCCCGGCCGGGAGGAGACGCCCATGCCACACCGCGCCATCGTCACGGGCATAGCCGTGACCACGCTGACCTTCGCTCCGCTGATATGCGCTCCGCTGATCGCGGCGGCCCACGCGCAGGACCTCAACTGCCGCGACTTCCGCTACCAGGAGGACGCCCAGGCGGTGTTCGACCAGGACCGCAGCGACCCCAACCGGCTCGACGAGGACCAGGGCCGTGACGACGGGATCGCCTGCGAAGCACTGCCCCGCAGGTCGGCCGCCACGCTCGCGCCGGCCACCAGCATTCCCGCGCCGGTGCCGACCACCCCGGCCACGAGCGTTCCCGCGCCGGTCCCGAGCAGCCCGACCGCCCTGCCCAGCCTCGGGGTGCGCGGAGGCGTCGGCGGCGCGTCGACCGCGGGACCCACCCGCTGGGACGTCGCCATCGGCGCCGCCCTGACGAGCGCCGGTGTGCTCGCCGCCGCCGGTTGCGTACGACGGCGCCGCCGCCGCGTCTGACCCGCCCGCCCCGGGACCGCCCCTGCCGCCGAAGGCACGGGCGGCGCGGTGCGTCGGGGTCCGGGGGCGGTCCAGGGAGGTCGCGCCAGGGGGCGGCCCTGGGAGGGCGGTCCAGGGGGCGGCCCCGCGCCCGGTGTCGGACCGGCGGAGCCACCCCGTGTCAGAGCGGCGGTTCGGGATGCTTGCCGGGGCCCTCGGCCCGGTGGGCCAGCGGGGTGGGCGACAGGACCGTGTCCTCCTCGCCGGGCTCCAGCAGGGTGGCGGCGGCGCCGACGACCAGGGGGTCGGGACTGCCGACGGCTTCGGCGTCCTTGGCCTCGTATTCGACGCGGTGGAGCAGGCTGCGCATGGCCTCCAGCCGGCCCCGCCGCTTGTCGTTGGTCTTGACCACCGTCCAGGGGGCGTGCGCGGTGTCGGTGGAGCGGAACATCTCGACCTTGGCGGTCGTGTAGTCGTCCCAGCGGTCGAGGGAGTCGAGGTCGGTGGGTGAGAGCTTCCACTGGCGCACGGGGTCCACCTGACGGATCGCGAACCGTGTCCGCTGCTCGGCGCGGGACACCGAGAACCAGAACTTCACCAGGATGACGCCGTCCTCGACCAGCATCTCCTCGAAGAGCGGGCACTGCTTGAGGAACAGCTCGTACTGGCGCGGGGTGCAGAAGCCCATCACGCGCTCGACTCCGGCCCGGTTGTACCAGGAGCGGTCGAAGAAGACGATCTCCCCCGGCGCCGGGAGATGGTCGACGTACCGCTGGAAGTACCACTGGCCCTTCTCCCGGTCCGTGGGCTTGCCGAGGGCCACGATCTTGGCGCCCCGGGGGTTCAGGCGTTCGGTGAACCGCTGGATGGTGCCGCCCTTGCCCGCCGCGTCGCGGCCCTCGCAGATCACCACGAGGCGCGAGCCGGTGTCGGCGACCCAGCGCTGGAGCTTGAGCAGTTCGATCTGGAGGACGCGTTTGGTGCGGTCGTACTCCCTGCGGCTCACCTTGCGGTCGTAGGGGTAGTTCTCCCGCCACGTCGTGATCGGCCGCCGGGCGCCGTCGAGCAGTACCGGCTGCTCGGGCCTGCGGTCGTCCACCGTCAGCCCGTCGAGCAGCCGGGTCTCGGCCTCGTCACGGTCCATGGGTTCCGCGCCTCCTAGGAATGCATCGCTCGCGACTGCTGGGTTCCCTCCCGGTGCCCGTCCCCAGGGCTCCGACACCCGGGCCCGCCGACGGTCCGCGGCATCGGCCGGCCGCACCGGGGCGGCACCGCCGCACCGGCCGAGGAGCTGCCGGAAAGCCGTTTGACCCGGCCCGTCACGGAAACCCCGGTGGTCGAGCGAAGTGCCGCCACGGGTTCACCCCGTCGGCGCGTGCCCGGCGCACGGCCCTCCAGGTCGTGAGAGCGTGGCGCACCCAATGGCTTTTCGACCATTTTCTGTGTAAATCGGAGGACTGTCATCCCATGAGCGAAAGCAACCCCCTCAAGCGGGCGGCCCAGAAGATCAGCGACAGCCTCCAGGGCGGCGACGCGGCACCGGAGGAAGGGATCCCGGGCAAGCCGGGCCCCGAGTCCCCGTCCCTCGCGGAACCGACCGAGCCGCGCGAGCCGCTGCCGCCGAAGCCGGACCAGAGCGGCCCCGACACCGTGTCGCCGACCGGGCAGCCGACCGGCGCCGACCAGGCGCGTGCGGCCCAGTCCGGCGCCTGGCTGACGACGGCCCAGGGCACCCGGCTCCCGGACACCGACCACTCGCTCAAGGCGGGGCCCCGGGGGCCGGTGCTGCTCCAGGACCACCATCTGCGCGAGAAGGTCATGCACTTCGACCACGAGCGCATCCCGGAGCGCGTGGTCCACGCCCGGGGCGCGGCCGCGCACGGTGTGTTCCAGAGCTACGGCACGGCGTCCACGGTGACGAAGGCGGCCTTCCTGTCCGAGGACGAGGAGACTCCGGTGTTCGTGCGCTTCTCCACGGTGCTCGGCTCGCGGGGGTCCTCCGACACCGTGCGCGACACCCGCGGATTCGCGACGAAGTTCTACACCAGCGAGGGCGTCTTCGACCTGGTGGGGAACAACATGCCCGTCTTCTTCATCCAGGACGCCATCAAGTTCCCCGACGTCATCCACGCGGGCAAGCCGCATCCCGACCGGGAGATCCCGCAGGCGCAGAGCGCGCACGACAGCTTCTGGGACTTCGTCACCCTGCACACCGAGGCGACCCACCACACCCTGTGGAACATGTCCGACCGGGGCATCCCGCGCTCGTACCGGACCATGGAGGGCTTCGGCGTCCACACGTTCCGGCTGGTCGACGCCGCGGGCGGGACCACCCTGGTGAAGTTCCACTGGAAGCCGAAGCTGGGCGTGCACTCGCTGGTCTGGGAGGAGGCGCAGATCATCAACGGCGTGGACCCCGACTTCCACCGCCGCGACCTCGCGGACGCCATCGAGGCGGGCGCGTACCCGCAGTGGGAGCTGGGCATCCAGACGTTCCCCGACACCCCGGACCAGATGTTCGAGGGCATCGATCTGCTCGACCCGACCAACCTCGTGCCCGAGGAGCTGGCGCCCGTGCAGCCCGTCGGGCTGCTCACCCTGAACCGCAACCCGTCGAACTTCTTCGCCGAGACCGAGCAGGTCGCCTTCCACGTGGGCCACCTCGTCCCGGGCGTCGACGTCACCGACGACCCGCTGCTCGCGGGGCGGCTGTTCTCCTACCTCGACACCCAGATCACCCGGCTCGGCGGCCCCAACTTCCCGCAGCTGCCCATCAACCGCCCGCACGCCCCGGTCAACGACATGCTGCGGGACGGCCTCCACCAGACGGCCGTCCACCGGGGCGTCGCCCCCTACCGGCCCAACTCCCTGGACGGCGGCTGCCCGTTCACCGCGGGCACGGACAACGGCGCGTTCGTCGAGGCGCCGGTGCGGGTGCCGGAGAGCAGCAAGGTGCGGGAGGCGCCCGAGTCGTTCGCCGACCACTTCGGCCAGGCCCGCCGGTTCTGGCTCAGCATGTCCCCGGTGGAGCGCGAGCACATCATCGGCGCCTACAGCTTCGAACTCGGCAAATGCTACGAACAGGCCGTCAAGGAGCGGGCGTTGCAGGTGCTGGCGAACATCGACCCGGAACTGTGCGGCGAGGTGGCGACCGGCCTCGGACTGCCCGCGCCCGCACCGACCGTCCCCCTGGCCGACGTCGAGCCCAGTCCCGCCCTGTCGCAAATCGGCCGCACCTGGCCGACGGACGGACGCGTCATCGGCATCGTCGTGGGCCCGGACGGCGATCTGGACGGCGTCCGCGCCGTGCGCGAGGCGGTCCTGGAGGCCGGGATGGTGCCGCTGGTCGTCGCCCCCTCAGGTGGCGTCCTCGGCTCCGGGGACGGGGCGGTGACGGTACAGCGGACCTACGCCACCGCGCGTTCCGTCGAGTTCGACGCGCTGCTGCTCGCCGGACTGCCCGGGGTGGGCGGCGACGCGTACGGCGCCCGGGACGCCAAGGCGTTCCCCGCCGCCGGGCACCAGCTCACCGGCGACCCCCGTGTCACGCTGCTGCTGTCCGAGGCGTTCCGGCACGGCAAGGCCGTGGGCGCCTGGGCGGGCGGCGAGGCCGTCCTCGAAGGGGCCGGTGTGCCCACGGCGGCCGCCGGTGTCGTCGTCGGCGACAGCGGCACGGCCACCCTGGAGCAACTGGTGCCCCTGCTGGGCACGCACCGGGTGTGGGACCGCTTCACCGCGGCCTGAACCGCCCGGACCGGCGGTGCGCGCCGGACACCGGCCCAACGGTGTCCGGCGCGCACCGCACCACCCCTTCCGCCCTCCGGGGGCCGACCATGCAGACCTTCCTGCCGTATCCGGACTTCACCGAGTCGGCCGCCGCACTGGACCCTCGCCGACTGGGCAAACAACGGGTCGAGGCACTCCAGGTGCTGCGGGGCCTGACGGTCGCCGGCTACGGATGGCGCCACCATCCGGCGGTGCGCATGTGGACCGGGTACGAGGAGGCGCTGGTGCGCTACGGCCTGGAGATCTGCGGTGTGTGGACGGCGACCGGCCGGGCGGACACCTGTGCCGCCTCGCTGACGACCGGCTTCACCGGGCAGGCCGCCGGCGTGCGCACGCAGGAGCGGCTCGCCGAGGCGGGGGAACTGCCGCCCTGGCTGGGCGACCCCGCGTTCCACCGCAGCCACCGGTCGGCGCTGCTGCGCAAGGACCCCGATTTCTACACGGCCCTCTTCCCCGGCGTGCCGGACGACCTGCCGTACGTCTGGCCCCCCTCCGACCGGGACACACCGGCGGCCGACCGGAGCATCCGGCGCACGGACTGAGTCCCGGACACCCTTTCCGCGGGCCGGCGTGCGGGACCCGGTCCGTGCGCCGGACCGTCAGGGCGGCGTCGAGGGGTCGTGCGGCGGTTCCAGCGCTTCGAGCAGACCGTCCTGTCCGGCCAGCGCGTCGAGGGACAGCGTGCGGTAACCCGCCTGGTCGAACAGCACGGTGATCCGGTCCCCGTCCACGCTCAGCACGGTCCCGTCGAGCCACTCGCCGTGCCGGACCTGGGTGCCGACCGGGTAGTCGGAGGCCGCCGGGTGGGCCGGGCGCCGCTCCTCGGGAGCGTCCCCGTCGGCCGACTCGCACACGTCGCAGCCCTCGCACGGCGGCCGGTACTCCTCCCCGAAGTAGCCGAGCAGGAAGCGTCTGCGGCAGGCCGTCGTCTCGGCGTAGGCGCGGACCATGTCCACGCGGGAGCGGTCGGTTCGGCGGTGTGCCTCGGCGGCCTCGACGGCGCGGTCCGCCGCGACGGCGGGTCCGGTGCCGGGAACGGGCCGCAGCCCGCCCCGCTCCCCCGCGACGACGGCGCCGGCCTCTTCGAGGAGGTTGACGGCGGCGGTGACCCGGTTGCGCGACAGCCCGGTCAGCTCACGCAG is from Streptomyces asoensis and encodes:
- a CDS encoding phage holin family protein, which gives rise to MDGPPGARTTDGDDSVGTLVTRASQQLTELVRGEMQLARAEMVEKGKRYGKGGGLFGGAGLFGFLTLQALVATAIAALAVPLPVWAAALIVTGVLAVITAVLALTGKKQVGAAAPPVPERTVDSVKADVSEIKESARR
- a CDS encoding excalibur calcium-binding protein, with amino-acid sequence MPHRAIVTGIAVTTLTFAPLICAPLIAAAHAQDLNCRDFRYQEDAQAVFDQDRSDPNRLDEDQGRDDGIACEALPRRSAATLAPATSIPAPVPTTPATSVPAPVPSSPTALPSLGVRGGVGGASTAGPTRWDVAIGAALTSAGVLAAAGCVRRRRRRV
- a CDS encoding DUF3618 domain-containing protein; protein product: MTQPPQDEPTAAGPEELRRQVEQTRHELGETVEALAAKTDVKARAQEKATALKEQAGTTAAHLSEQARAKATEAAHLIEEKVPAPVKETAAAAAVQVKAKAGQAEQLWQEKAPSQVRDRRGALIGAAAAVALAYLLLRRGKK
- a CDS encoding DMT family transporter, with amino-acid sequence MIVLAVLFAVLGAVSNAVGTAFQRKAASTVPRGGGVRLLRALVRRPAWSIGIAGVVGAALFQALALVNGPMALVQPLFILELPFALLIAVPLMHRRLSRDGWWAVGAVVAGLAVLLASAAPSGSREQASMARWIPVLIVTLGVMAAAFLLARSSSSPLFRAAALASAAAVGNALTAALLKSATGRLADAGLPAFLTTWQTYGFALTGVLALLLLENSLQAGPLVASQPALTIGDAAVSLLLGVVLFDESVRTGWWLLPAAIGALFILRGVLRLTRVVPHLADVVR
- a CDS encoding MSMEG_6728 family protein, with the protein product MQTFLPYPDFTESAAALDPRRLGKQRVEALQVLRGLTVAGYGWRHHPAVRMWTGYEEALVRYGLEICGVWTATGRADTCAASLTTGFTGQAAGVRTQERLAEAGELPPWLGDPAFHRSHRSALLRKDPDFYTALFPGVPDDLPYVWPPSDRDTPAADRSIRRTD
- the ppk2 gene encoding polyphosphate kinase 2; the protein is MDRDEAETRLLDGLTVDDRRPEQPVLLDGARRPITTWRENYPYDRKVSRREYDRTKRVLQIELLKLQRWVADTGSRLVVICEGRDAAGKGGTIQRFTERLNPRGAKIVALGKPTDREKGQWYFQRYVDHLPAPGEIVFFDRSWYNRAGVERVMGFCTPRQYELFLKQCPLFEEMLVEDGVILVKFWFSVSRAEQRTRFAIRQVDPVRQWKLSPTDLDSLDRWDDYTTAKVEMFRSTDTAHAPWTVVKTNDKRRGRLEAMRSLLHRVEYEAKDAEAVGSPDPLVVGAAATLLEPGEEDTVLSPTPLAHRAEGPGKHPEPPL
- a CDS encoding catalase, encoding MSESNPLKRAAQKISDSLQGGDAAPEEGIPGKPGPESPSLAEPTEPREPLPPKPDQSGPDTVSPTGQPTGADQARAAQSGAWLTTAQGTRLPDTDHSLKAGPRGPVLLQDHHLREKVMHFDHERIPERVVHARGAAAHGVFQSYGTASTVTKAAFLSEDEETPVFVRFSTVLGSRGSSDTVRDTRGFATKFYTSEGVFDLVGNNMPVFFIQDAIKFPDVIHAGKPHPDREIPQAQSAHDSFWDFVTLHTEATHHTLWNMSDRGIPRSYRTMEGFGVHTFRLVDAAGGTTLVKFHWKPKLGVHSLVWEEAQIINGVDPDFHRRDLADAIEAGAYPQWELGIQTFPDTPDQMFEGIDLLDPTNLVPEELAPVQPVGLLTLNRNPSNFFAETEQVAFHVGHLVPGVDVTDDPLLAGRLFSYLDTQITRLGGPNFPQLPINRPHAPVNDMLRDGLHQTAVHRGVAPYRPNSLDGGCPFTAGTDNGAFVEAPVRVPESSKVREAPESFADHFGQARRFWLSMSPVEREHIIGAYSFELGKCYEQAVKERALQVLANIDPELCGEVATGLGLPAPAPTVPLADVEPSPALSQIGRTWPTDGRVIGIVVGPDGDLDGVRAVREAVLEAGMVPLVVAPSGGVLGSGDGAVTVQRTYATARSVEFDALLLAGLPGVGGDAYGARDAKAFPAAGHQLTGDPRVTLLLSEAFRHGKAVGAWAGGEAVLEGAGVPTAAAGVVVGDSGTATLEQLVPLLGTHRVWDRFTAA